A genome region from Jeongeupia sp. HS-3 includes the following:
- a CDS encoding GNAT family N-acetyltransferase, protein MLLRPASMDDAAAIGELYLASRKAFLPYAPLAHSDDAVRAWVRHLLLPAGGVTVAEVGGEICGFVNTAETDGILWVDQLYVRPASVGRQTGTALLNRVLAGATGPVRLHTFQANHGARRFYERFGFAAVAESDGADNEEGCPDLLYERQPDR, encoded by the coding sequence ATGCTACTGCGCCCCGCATCGATGGACGACGCGGCCGCCATTGGCGAACTTTACCTCGCGTCGCGGAAGGCCTTCCTGCCCTACGCGCCGCTGGCGCATTCGGATGACGCCGTTCGTGCCTGGGTGCGGCATCTGCTGTTGCCGGCCGGCGGCGTCACCGTTGCCGAGGTCGGTGGCGAGATCTGCGGATTTGTGAACACCGCCGAGACCGACGGGATTCTCTGGGTCGACCAGCTGTACGTCCGGCCGGCGTCGGTGGGGCGGCAAACCGGTACGGCGTTACTGAACCGGGTGCTGGCCGGCGCAACCGGCCCGGTGCGGCTGCACACCTTTCAAGCCAACCACGGGGCAAGGCGGTTTTACGAGCGCTTCGGCTTTGCGGCCGTCGCGGAATCGGACGGCGCCGACAACGAGGAAGGCTGCCCGGATCTGCTGTACGAGCGCCAGCCGGATCGCTGA
- a CDS encoding BON domain-containing protein has protein sequence MKKSKIVIAALLASLSLSACVPIVIAGAVAVGAMVGTDPRRAETIKTDFDLGARISAKILDAYKDRAHVNVNSYNGIVLLSGEVPDAAAQQKLTELARTEPGLRKLYNETVVALPSGSTDRLNDTQLTARVKTSILTNAGDSTALHLMVVTERKVVYLMGISRADIADKAARAASMVDGVAQVVKLVEFAPVGPADEALRK, from the coding sequence ATGAAGAAGTCCAAAATCGTGATTGCAGCGCTGCTGGCGTCGTTGTCCTTGTCGGCCTGCGTGCCGATCGTGATCGCCGGCGCCGTCGCGGTCGGTGCGATGGTCGGTACCGACCCGCGTCGTGCCGAAACGATCAAGACCGACTTCGACCTCGGCGCCCGCATCAGCGCCAAGATCCTCGACGCCTACAAGGACAGGGCGCACGTCAACGTCAATAGCTACAACGGTATCGTGCTGCTGTCGGGCGAAGTGCCGGACGCCGCCGCGCAGCAAAAGCTGACCGAACTGGCGCGCACCGAACCGGGACTGCGCAAGCTCTACAATGAAACCGTGGTGGCCTTGCCGTCGGGCAGCACCGACCGCCTCAACGATACCCAGCTGACCGCCAGGGTGAAGACATCGATCCTGACCAATGCCGGTGACAGTACCGCACTGCACCTGATGGTGGTGACCGAGCGCAAGGTCGTCTACCTGATGGGGATATCGCGTGCCGACATCGCCGATAAGGCCGCGCGCGCCGCGAGCATGGTCGACGGCGTGGCCCAGGTGGTGAAGCTGGTCGAGTTCGCGCCGGTTGGCCCGGCCGACGAGGCGCTGCGCAAGTAA
- a CDS encoding BON domain-containing protein, with translation MKRSVLVLPLLIATLTACVPLMLALNLVEIGVLVGTDPRPLVVIKRDFDIAARLEALIDASYGDRAHVDVNAFNGVVLLSGEVPDAAAQQRLTAFASAEPGLRKLYNETVIGPPSASDQRANDAQLTARVKTAIVAYASDSLESLHLMVVTERRIVYLLGLTRPAYAEHAAIAASQVRGVAGVVVLIETGAPQ, from the coding sequence ATGAAGCGCAGCGTTCTCGTTCTGCCGTTGCTGATCGCGACCTTGACGGCCTGCGTGCCGCTGATGCTGGCGCTCAATCTGGTCGAGATCGGCGTACTGGTCGGCACCGATCCACGCCCGCTGGTGGTGATCAAGCGCGATTTCGACATCGCCGCGCGTCTGGAGGCGCTGATCGACGCGAGCTACGGCGATCGCGCCCACGTCGACGTCAACGCCTTCAACGGGGTGGTGCTGCTGAGCGGCGAAGTGCCCGACGCGGCGGCGCAGCAGCGGCTCACCGCGTTCGCCAGCGCCGAGCCCGGCCTGCGCAAGCTCTACAACGAAACGGTGATCGGGCCGCCATCGGCCAGCGATCAGCGCGCCAACGATGCGCAACTCACTGCGCGGGTGAAAACGGCGATCGTCGCCTACGCCAGCGATAGCCTCGAATCGTTGCACCTGATGGTGGTGACCGAGCGACGGATCGTTTACCTGCTGGGGCTGACCCGGCCGGCCTATGCCGAGCATGCGGCGATTGCCGCCAGCCAGGTCCGCGGCGTGGCCGGGGTCGTGGTGCTGATCGAGACCGGCGCGCCGCAGTGA
- a CDS encoding ABC transporter ATP-binding protein, which translates to MSESFPVLECRSLAKRVAIADGSLDLLSDISFSLPEGESLAIVGASGSGKSTLLALLAGLDLPSSGSISLAGTDLAALNEDGRARLRGKLAGFVFQSFQLLPELTALENVMLPLELASRKGAREIAAGWLERVGLGKRLDHTPRTLSGGEQQRVALARAFCTEPRILYADEPTGSLDTHTGERIADLLFELNRETGATLVLVTHDETLAARCGARLRLAAGRVIEQSGFAA; encoded by the coding sequence ATGTCCGAATCGTTCCCTGTTCTTGAATGCCGATCACTGGCAAAACGCGTTGCCATTGCCGATGGCTCGCTCGATCTCCTGAGCGATATTTCGTTTTCCTTGCCCGAAGGCGAGAGTCTCGCCATCGTCGGCGCCTCCGGCTCGGGCAAGTCGACCTTGCTGGCGCTGCTGGCCGGGCTGGATCTGCCCAGCAGCGGCAGTATCAGCCTCGCCGGCACCGATCTGGCCGCGCTGAATGAGGACGGCCGCGCCCGCTTGCGCGGCAAGCTCGCCGGTTTCGTGTTCCAGTCTTTCCAGTTGCTGCCCGAGCTGACCGCGCTGGAGAACGTCATGCTGCCGCTTGAACTCGCATCCCGCAAGGGCGCGCGCGAGATCGCCGCCGGCTGGCTGGAGCGCGTCGGTCTTGGCAAGCGGCTCGATCACACCCCGCGCACCCTGTCGGGCGGCGAACAGCAGCGCGTGGCGCTGGCCAGGGCGTTTTGTACCGAACCGCGTATTCTTTATGCCGATGAGCCGACCGGCAGCCTGGATACCCATACCGGCGAGCGCATCGCCGACCTGCTGTTCGAGCTGAACCGCGAAACCGGCGCGACCCTGGTACTGGTGACACATGATGAAACGCTCGCGGCCCGCTGCGGTGCGCGCCTACGTCTGGCCGCCGGCCGGGTGATCGAACAATCCGGGTTTGCCGCATGA
- a CDS encoding VOC family protein, with the protein MIDHVGITVSNFEQSKSFYSKALSPIGYVLMMEVPQSVSGGKDFAGFGAPPKPDFWIGGNAADIQPIHIAFSTQDRAQVQAFYDAAIAAGGRGNGAPGLRPHYHPHYYAAFVLDPDGHNVEVVCHAPASSDEL; encoded by the coding sequence GTGATCGATCACGTCGGCATTACAGTCAGCAACTTCGAGCAAAGCAAATCCTTCTATTCCAAGGCACTGTCACCAATCGGCTATGTGCTGATGATGGAAGTCCCTCAATCCGTGAGCGGCGGCAAGGATTTTGCAGGATTCGGCGCGCCACCCAAGCCGGACTTCTGGATCGGCGGAAATGCGGCCGACATACAGCCTATTCATATCGCTTTCAGCACGCAGGATCGGGCACAGGTGCAGGCTTTTTACGACGCGGCCATCGCCGCTGGCGGCCGGGGCAATGGCGCGCCGGGACTGCGGCCGCACTACCACCCGCACTACTACGCGGCGTTCGTCCTCGATCCCGATGGCCACAACGTCGAAGTGGTCTGCCATGCCCCTGCCTCGTCGGATGAGCTTTGA
- a CDS encoding site-specific DNA-methyltransferase, whose product MIYIDPPYNTGNKDWVYNDHYVGANDRYRHSQWLEFLYQRLTLARDLLTPDGVIMMSINDENRSRLELLMDEVMPGRRVGSFAWKTRSGSNDKSGFQLSLDHEHILIYANPGFAFSGQFKDFSQYKNPDNDSRGRWKTGDLSKSHTLLERPNGYYPIKNPVNGVWYPCNPSRVWAFASENIIDPSEVLQAKTMEQYIREDKVIFPTPEAERVVTWNSKAELLAAIAKGDVPLRPKNKTPLITADLPDLDFWVGKAVGFGRPWFKRHLVDLQSEVRPVSSWIRGASEEENLDEFAVGLVSQRSGTGEHSVNEILGFNAFPYPKPLSLIKTLLQQATRPNDIILDFFAGSGTTGQAVLELNAEDEGSRRFILCSSTEATGKEPDKNLCRDVCAERIRRVMQGYGNKPALGGSFAYLQLDKIEAADVPFDASNDHAAQLLSLRHQQTALVTGHNGKLTLIANDGQIAIVLANVVDEDSMAQLLAWPAERLVVYSSRPQTVSQQFADADRDVISYSLEDALLRGQTTQRGATQ is encoded by the coding sequence GTGATTTATATCGATCCGCCATACAACACCGGTAACAAGGATTGGGTCTACAACGACCATTACGTCGGCGCCAACGATCGTTACCGCCATTCGCAATGGCTGGAATTTCTCTATCAACGCCTGACCCTGGCGCGTGATCTGCTCACGCCCGATGGCGTCATCATGATGTCAATCAACGACGAAAACCGGTCACGGCTGGAATTGCTGATGGATGAGGTGATGCCGGGGCGGAGGGTGGGCAGTTTTGCATGGAAAACTCGCTCAGGCTCAAATGATAAATCCGGCTTTCAGCTTTCCCTCGATCACGAACACATACTGATTTATGCCAATCCCGGCTTTGCTTTCAGTGGACAGTTCAAGGATTTCTCCCAATATAAGAATCCGGACAATGACTCACGAGGCCGTTGGAAAACAGGCGACCTGAGCAAATCACATACCCTGTTAGAACGCCCAAATGGATATTACCCAATTAAAAATCCGGTCAATGGTGTTTGGTACCCCTGCAATCCTAGCCGGGTCTGGGCATTTGCCAGCGAGAACATTATTGACCCAAGCGAAGTACTGCAAGCCAAGACCATGGAACAGTACATTCGTGAGGACAAGGTGATATTCCCTACCCCAGAAGCAGAGCGTGTAGTCACTTGGAATAGCAAAGCAGAATTGCTCGCGGCCATAGCCAAAGGTGATGTTCCATTACGCCCGAAAAACAAAACACCACTGATTACTGCGGATTTGCCAGATCTGGATTTTTGGGTTGGCAAAGCTGTTGGATTTGGTCGCCCATGGTTCAAACGCCACTTGGTCGATTTGCAAAGTGAAGTTCGCCCAGTCTCAAGCTGGATTAGAGGTGCATCTGAAGAAGAGAATCTCGACGAATTTGCGGTTGGATTGGTGTCACAGCGTAGCGGTACTGGAGAGCATTCCGTCAATGAAATCCTTGGATTTAATGCCTTTCCTTACCCCAAGCCGCTGTCGCTGATCAAAACCCTGCTGCAACAAGCCACCCGCCCCAACGACATCATTCTCGATTTCTTTGCCGGTTCCGGCACCACGGGCCAGGCGGTGCTGGAACTGAACGCCGAAGACGAAGGTTCGCGGCGCTTTATTCTGTGCTCCAGCACTGAAGCCACCGGCAAGGAACCGGATAAAAACCTCTGCCGCGATGTGTGCGCCGAGCGTATCCGCCGCGTCATGCAGGGCTATGGCAACAAGCCCGCGCTCGGGGGCAGCTTCGCCTATTTGCAACTGGATAAAATCGAAGCCGCAGATGTGCCGTTTGACGCCAGCAACGACCATGCCGCGCAGCTGTTGAGCTTGCGCCATCAACAGACGGCGCTTGTCACAGGGCACAACGGCAAACTCACCCTCATTGCCAACGATGGGCAAATTGCAATCGTGCTGGCGAATGTGGTCGATGAAGACAGCATGGCGCAACTCTTGGCGTGGCCGGCCGAGCGGCTAGTGGTGTATTCATCCCGGCCACAAACGGTGAGCCAACAGTTCGCCGACGCCGACCGCGATGTCATCAGTTACAGCCTGGAGGATGCGCTACTGCGCGGTCAGACCACGCAACGGGGAGCGACACAATGA
- a CDS encoding ABC transporter permease → MRLALRQFRRGLAAGDYRTLIVALVVTIAALTAVGLFAGRMAKLLNTEANNLLAADAVLTADHPIPPRFIDAARARGLNVAQTRAFPSMAAKGDAAVLASVKVIDGAYPLRGQLWLAGQDAPVVGAPPAGSIWLDPRLSDRLKLGVGDILRLGTSQFRVAALIEREPDGALDFASLQPRLMMNGADLGQTGLVGFGSRIKYRLLVAGPPQAVSAWQQDARGWLARGERLEDVREARPEVKTALERAETFLRLVTLLAATMAGTAVLLAARRFAARRADAVALYVTLGATRAQIRSILLGELLLLFVFGALAGGALGWGAQELLGWAVRDRLPAALPAGSVWPWFAACGFGFVLLIGVAGPALLRLAATPPIRVLRREIVAPPRLWLTLALTGIATAALFVGVAGDAKLAAIVAAGIAGALIAAGLLGWLLLIVLGRFAQGFAARIAVRQLTRRRWLAAAQLGALAVGLLGLWLLTVVERDLLSAWERRVPLNAPNQFAFNIQPDQAASFDKAFTDAGFAPPKLQPMIRGRWSAQNGQPVEPKRYEDDRAQRLAEREFNLSWGETLRADNRLDAGKPLDETQPGFSVESGLAKTLGIKLGDTLTFDVAGTMVSAPVVNLRTVDWDSFRVNFFVVGTQALFAEQPASLITSFHLPPERRDVVSRWSAQFPNVTFIDVGEVLGEVRRVLELAASALRLVFGFCLAAGLTVLLAALETTAPERRREAAVMRALGASRAQITRVQWVEGAAIGATAGLVAGVAASVSGWLLAREVLELSVPFDWQLPLMSLATGLLLAALITAWERRQLARASALRLLRDPG, encoded by the coding sequence ATGAGGCTCGCGCTACGCCAGTTCCGCCGTGGCTTGGCCGCCGGCGATTACCGCACGCTGATCGTCGCGCTGGTGGTGACCATCGCCGCGCTGACTGCGGTCGGCCTGTTCGCCGGGCGCATGGCCAAGCTGCTCAATACCGAGGCCAACAACCTGCTCGCCGCCGACGCGGTGCTGACCGCCGATCACCCGATCCCGCCGCGCTTTATCGATGCGGCCAGGGCGCGCGGCTTGAACGTGGCGCAGACGCGGGCTTTTCCGAGCATGGCCGCCAAGGGCGACGCGGCGGTGCTCGCCAGCGTCAAGGTCATCGACGGCGCATATCCCTTGCGTGGCCAGCTCTGGCTGGCCGGGCAGGACGCGCCGGTGGTCGGGGCGCCGCCGGCCGGCAGCATCTGGCTTGATCCACGTCTGAGCGACCGCCTCAAGCTGGGCGTTGGCGATATCTTGCGCCTGGGGACATCGCAGTTTCGCGTTGCCGCGTTGATCGAGCGCGAACCCGATGGCGCGCTCGATTTCGCCAGCCTGCAACCGCGGCTGATGATGAACGGCGCCGACCTCGGCCAGACCGGGCTGGTCGGTTTCGGCAGCCGGATCAAGTACCGGCTGCTCGTCGCCGGCCCGCCGCAGGCCGTCTCCGCCTGGCAGCAGGACGCGCGTGGCTGGCTGGCGCGCGGTGAGCGGCTGGAAGACGTGCGCGAGGCGCGCCCCGAGGTCAAAACCGCGCTCGAACGCGCCGAAACCTTTTTGCGACTGGTGACCTTGCTCGCGGCGACGATGGCTGGCACCGCGGTGCTGCTGGCAGCGCGGCGTTTCGCCGCCCGCCGCGCCGATGCGGTGGCGCTGTATGTGACCCTGGGTGCAACGCGGGCGCAGATTCGGAGCATCCTGCTTGGCGAGCTGTTGCTGCTGTTCGTGTTCGGTGCGCTCGCCGGCGGTGCGCTGGGCTGGGGCGCGCAGGAGTTGCTCGGCTGGGCGGTGCGCGATCGCTTGCCGGCCGCGCTGCCGGCAGGGTCGGTCTGGCCGTGGTTCGCCGCGTGCGGCTTCGGTTTTGTGCTGCTGATCGGCGTCGCCGGTCCGGCGCTATTGCGGCTGGCGGCAACGCCGCCGATCCGGGTGTTGCGGCGCGAAATCGTCGCGCCACCGCGGCTGTGGCTGACCTTGGCGCTGACCGGTATCGCCACCGCCGCGCTGTTCGTCGGCGTTGCCGGCGATGCCAAGCTTGCCGCCATCGTCGCCGCCGGCATCGCCGGCGCACTGATCGCCGCCGGCCTGCTGGGTTGGTTGCTGCTGATCGTGCTCGGCCGTTTTGCCCAGGGTTTTGCCGCGCGCATTGCCGTGCGCCAGCTGACCCGGCGGCGCTGGCTCGCCGCGGCGCAGCTTGGCGCGCTGGCGGTCGGTCTGCTGGGACTGTGGTTGCTGACCGTGGTCGAGCGCGATCTCTTGAGTGCGTGGGAAAGGCGCGTGCCACTCAACGCGCCGAACCAGTTTGCCTTCAATATCCAGCCCGATCAGGCGGCGTCGTTCGACAAGGCGTTTACCGACGCCGGCTTCGCGCCACCAAAGTTGCAACCGATGATACGCGGCCGCTGGAGCGCGCAGAACGGCCAGCCGGTCGAGCCGAAACGCTACGAGGACGACAGGGCGCAAAGGCTGGCCGAGCGCGAGTTCAACCTCTCGTGGGGCGAAACCTTGCGCGCCGACAACCGGCTCGACGCTGGCAAGCCGCTCGACGAGACCCAGCCCGGTTTCTCGGTCGAATCGGGGCTGGCGAAAACGCTGGGGATCAAACTCGGCGACACGCTGACCTTCGATGTCGCCGGCACCATGGTGAGCGCGCCGGTGGTCAACCTGCGCACGGTCGACTGGGATTCGTTCCGGGTGAATTTCTTTGTCGTCGGCACCCAGGCGCTGTTTGCCGAGCAGCCTGCCAGCCTGATCACCAGCTTCCACCTGCCGCCCGAGCGCCGCGACGTCGTGTCGCGCTGGTCGGCGCAGTTCCCGAACGTGACCTTCATCGACGTCGGCGAGGTGCTCGGCGAAGTCCGCCGGGTGCTCGAACTGGCAGCCAGCGCCTTGCGGCTGGTGTTCGGCTTCTGCCTTGCCGCCGGGCTGACGGTGCTGCTGGCGGCGCTGGAAACCACCGCGCCCGAACGCCGGCGCGAGGCTGCGGTGATGCGCGCGCTCGGCGCCAGCCGGGCGCAGATCACCAGGGTGCAATGGGTCGAAGGCGCGGCGATCGGCGCCACCGCCGGGCTGGTCGCCGGCGTCGCGGCCAGCGTTTCCGGCTGGCTGCTGGCGCGCGAAGTGCTGGAACTGAGCGTGCCGTTTGACTGGCAGCTGCCGCTGATGAGTCTGGCTACCGGGCTCTTGCTGGCGGCGCTGATCACCGCGTGGGAGCGGCGCCAGCTCGCGCGTGCTTCGGCACTGCGGTTGCTGCGGGATCCGGGTTGA
- a CDS encoding arylesterase, with translation MGTRMLRVIGRAALQLTVFCGIALLARGAMAATPVLLVFGDSLAAGYGIAANAAWPVKLEAELAQRGKPYRVINASVSGETTAGGLTRFPQALKMHSPKLVILELGANDGLRGLPVTKSRANLAAMIAAAQKAGARVHLVGMQMPPNYGQDYTRDFAAMYPALAKQYRTGLTPFLLAPVINRPDWFQPDQLHPVAAAQPAIATMIARDLAPLL, from the coding sequence ATGGGAACCAGGATGCTTAGGGTGATCGGACGGGCAGCGCTTCAGCTTACGGTGTTCTGCGGCATTGCGCTGCTGGCGCGTGGTGCGATGGCGGCGACACCGGTGCTGCTGGTATTCGGCGACAGCCTCGCGGCCGGCTACGGCATCGCCGCCAATGCGGCGTGGCCTGTGAAGCTGGAAGCGGAACTGGCGCAGCGCGGCAAACCGTACCGGGTCATCAACGCGAGTGTGTCAGGAGAAACGACCGCCGGTGGGCTCACCCGGTTCCCGCAGGCGCTGAAAATGCACAGCCCGAAGCTGGTGATTCTGGAGCTTGGCGCCAATGACGGCCTGCGCGGGCTGCCGGTGACCAAGTCGCGCGCCAACCTCGCGGCGATGATCGCTGCGGCGCAAAAAGCCGGCGCACGGGTACATCTGGTCGGCATGCAAATGCCGCCGAATTACGGTCAGGACTACACGCGGGATTTCGCGGCGATGTATCCGGCCCTGGCCAAGCAGTACCGCACCGGCCTGACGCCGTTTCTGCTTGCGCCGGTGATCAACCGGCCGGACTGGTTCCAGCCCGACCAGCTGCATCCGGTCGCGGCGGCACAGCCGGCGATCGCGACAATGATCGCGCGCGATCTGGCGCCGCTATTGTAA
- a CDS encoding DEAD/DEAH box helicase has product MSALPLNLAVTTAQGALLAPEKFQQTLIDNLRDALLRDNHPPCLLRAPTGAGKTLMLARVLADVSAERDVVWLWFVPFVNLVAQTLDAIKSNAADLTPLLLTHGRNQDAEAGQVLISTAQAVAKAQWRNKGYNADGDDDTRTLAEWIARARVQGLRLGMIVDEAHIALDKTTEFGKFTQWLNPDYLLMATATPKDQRLLEFLAGAGMSSYESFAVSRSDVVNARLNKQYIEAIIYDLRHGMHDVIDLKRTVLRQAWARNQALKAALANAGIPLTPLLLVQVGNGDKTVEDAERDLIELCNIPPHAIGKHSADAPDPVLMAAIANDSSKEVLIFKQSAGTGFDAPRAFVLASTKVVNDADFAMQFIGRVMRVAAALRARFSSAEAIPASFNTAYIYLADAEAQQGFEYAVAAASRVKSELEGQTEKLVQRQTQNGAIVFSNCPTPQYPLGYDIGLPRNDNAPSVAMEHPSGYAVARQGHQDDLFSGQDDLLDQVITVATTSADIPAAPASVVELKATLRENGIAVYPRKRDARNLPTALKRERRPQMLAMSQLSRTVAQALPLAEALQSKAIDAALHHLRATEQRTELNSRAMHLAEVAIVTDRSALAREARLALRRLPQVEEADIRDILNTLAERIQPALQLALDDARDEITLRRLARDAANWIAKSEADRLAEALHEIIALQAQLEDAGRLPDAMLFPTELPLPQSAKNIYGVMPPSVDTLLQVEQILLPDERKWLRDKEWRWDDDALYCGGFDQSFSLNGEELPFAKALDRSEFVAWWHRNPPGGGKAYAVRLVRGEHKHFFYPDFIVCLEHDPGDEPLIRLIETKQDVKDAARKARHIPAYYGKVLFLTKDQERLRWVKDDGSLGENVDLADLHELRDWLRLHSPDSQNLGSVAKGGACR; this is encoded by the coding sequence ATGAGCGCACTGCCATTGAATCTGGCGGTCACCACCGCTCAAGGTGCGCTGCTGGCGCCGGAAAAATTCCAGCAAACACTGATCGACAATTTGCGCGATGCCCTTCTGCGCGACAACCATCCGCCCTGCCTGCTGCGCGCACCGACCGGTGCGGGCAAGACGCTGATGCTGGCGCGGGTACTGGCCGACGTCAGCGCCGAACGCGACGTGGTCTGGCTGTGGTTCGTGCCCTTTGTGAATCTGGTTGCGCAAACGCTGGATGCGATTAAAAGTAATGCGGCGGATTTAACGCCACTGCTGCTCACGCACGGCCGCAATCAGGACGCGGAGGCCGGGCAGGTACTGATTTCCACCGCGCAAGCCGTTGCGAAAGCGCAGTGGCGCAACAAGGGTTACAACGCCGATGGCGATGATGATACCCGCACGCTGGCCGAATGGATTGCGCGCGCCCGCGTACAAGGCTTGCGTCTGGGAATGATCGTCGACGAGGCCCATATCGCACTGGATAAAACCACCGAATTTGGCAAGTTCACCCAATGGCTGAATCCTGATTACCTGTTGATGGCCACGGCGACGCCCAAAGATCAGCGGCTGCTGGAGTTCCTGGCCGGCGCGGGCATGTCGAGCTATGAATCGTTTGCCGTCAGCCGCAGTGATGTGGTGAATGCGCGGCTCAACAAGCAATATATTGAAGCAATCATCTACGACTTGCGCCACGGCATGCACGACGTGATCGATTTAAAGCGCACCGTGTTGCGACAAGCTTGGGCGCGCAATCAGGCATTGAAAGCGGCGCTGGCGAATGCGGGCATTCCGCTGACGCCGCTCTTGCTGGTGCAGGTGGGCAATGGCGACAAAACCGTCGAGGATGCCGAGCGCGATTTGATCGAACTCTGCAATATTCCGCCACACGCCATTGGCAAACACTCTGCCGATGCGCCCGACCCCGTACTGATGGCGGCCATTGCCAACGACAGCAGCAAGGAGGTGCTGATTTTCAAGCAGTCGGCAGGCACGGGCTTTGATGCGCCGCGCGCCTTTGTGCTGGCATCAACCAAGGTGGTGAATGATGCTGATTTTGCGATGCAATTCATCGGCCGCGTCATGCGGGTGGCCGCCGCACTGCGCGCACGGTTTTCGAGCGCAGAGGCAATCCCCGCTTCATTCAACACCGCCTATATCTATCTGGCCGATGCCGAGGCCCAGCAAGGTTTTGAATATGCGGTAGCCGCCGCCAGCCGGGTCAAAAGCGAGCTGGAAGGTCAAACCGAAAAGCTGGTGCAGCGGCAAACACAGAACGGCGCAATCGTTTTCAGCAACTGCCCAACGCCACAGTACCCGCTGGGCTACGACATCGGCTTGCCGCGCAACGACAATGCCCCCTCGGTGGCGATGGAACATCCGTCTGGCTATGCCGTAGCACGGCAAGGCCATCAAGACGATTTGTTCTCGGGGCAGGACGACCTTCTGGATCAAGTCATCACCGTCGCCACGACCAGCGCTGATATCCCGGCAGCTCCTGCAAGCGTCGTCGAACTCAAGGCCACGCTGCGGGAAAACGGGATTGCGGTCTATCCACGCAAACGCGATGCCCGCAATTTGCCGACCGCGCTCAAGCGCGAACGTCGTCCACAAATGCTGGCGATGTCGCAACTTTCGCGCACGGTCGCACAAGCATTGCCGCTGGCCGAAGCACTGCAATCCAAGGCGATTGACGCGGCATTGCATCATTTGCGGGCCACGGAGCAGCGCACCGAGTTGAACAGCCGCGCAATGCATCTCGCCGAAGTAGCGATAGTGACCGACCGCAGTGCACTAGCACGCGAAGCGCGGCTGGCGCTGCGCAGATTGCCGCAAGTCGAAGAAGCCGATATTCGCGACATATTGAATACGCTGGCCGAGCGGATTCAGCCTGCCCTGCAACTGGCCTTGGATGACGCACGGGATGAAATCACCCTGCGCAGATTGGCGCGTGATGCGGCCAACTGGATTGCAAAAAGCGAAGCCGACCGTCTGGCCGAAGCCTTGCACGAGATCATTGCCCTGCAGGCGCAACTGGAAGATGCGGGCCGCTTGCCCGATGCCATGCTCTTCCCAACCGAGCTGCCCTTGCCGCAATCGGCCAAGAATATTTATGGCGTGATGCCACCCAGCGTGGACACGCTATTGCAAGTCGAGCAGATATTGCTGCCCGACGAGCGAAAATGGCTGCGTGACAAGGAATGGCGCTGGGACGACGACGCCTTGTATTGCGGCGGCTTTGATCAATCGTTTTCGCTCAATGGCGAAGAATTGCCTTTTGCCAAGGCACTGGATCGCAGTGAATTTGTGGCGTGGTGGCACCGTAATCCGCCCGGTGGTGGCAAGGCCTATGCGGTGCGACTCGTTCGTGGCGAGCACAAGCATTTTTTCTATCCCGACTTCATCGTCTGCCTTGAGCATGACCCGGGGGATGAGCCATTGATTCGGCTGATCGAAACCAAGCAAGACGTGAAGGATGCCGCGCGCAAGGCACGGCATATTCCCGCGTATTACGGCAAGGTGCTGTTTTTGACCAAGGATCAGGAACGGCTGCGCTGGGTCAAGGATGATGGCAGCCTGGGCGAGAATGTGGATTTGGCTGACTTGCACGAATTGCGTGATTGGCTGCGACTGCACAGCCCAGATAGCCAGAATCTTGGATCAGTCGCAAAAGGCGGCGCTTGTCGCTGA